From the genome of Desulfobacterales bacterium:
GATCGTTGGTTTTTTGTATTTGGTTTTGAAAAGAACGAACGTGAAAACATCTCAGAAATTGAACTGGTAACTTTGAAAAAGTTGGCAAAAGACCTTCTTGGCCTGACCGCGACGCAAATTGCAGCGGCTATTGAAGAAGGTTCTTTGGTGGAGGTCAAACATGAAGAGTGAACGGCACAAAAGCCGCCTTTTAGGCGCGGTTCATGAAACTGCCCGGGATTTGCATAAACTCGGGTTTATCGATAAACGCACGATGCGGGAGTATGATTTTTTGTGTATCGAACCGGTTTCTCCTTATTCGGCAGATCAGATTCGTTCTCTGCGGAAACG
Proteins encoded in this window:
- a CDS encoding type II toxin-antitoxin system RelE/ParE family toxin, which translates into the protein MEADLGGGIVKKRIAFPGRGKRGSTRTLLATNRDDRWFFVFGFEKNERENISEIELVTLKKLAKDLLGLTATQIAAAIEEGSLVEVKHEE